In a genomic window of Zootoca vivipara chromosome 5, rZooViv1.1, whole genome shotgun sequence:
- the XXYLT1 gene encoding xyloside xylosyltransferase 1, whose protein sequence is MLALRQGGRRLARRPSSSSSSSCAAGSASSRPSPPPLPLPPPPPTMARLVGSPASLLRPPPCALAAAAALAVLCALYYARSPASPEPRAPPPAASAAAPAAVASAGESKAKAGEELLASAGLAAAAGAAGDAELHVLLLLAKAERNASLRSKAEAALRSLARFAKLGPRQALVLHLLSDAPSRPVGKAVLRDALRSAQFQHKVVFHDVDVVAEKLLPLVEAMQKLFSAGAGTYYGDSLFFLSLAMHRVLPKEISRIIQVDLDVEYRTNIRELFEEFDNFPEGAVIGIAHEMQPVYRHLFWQYRQEHPGTKVGEPPPDGLPGFNSGVLLLNLEAMRHSELYNRLLEPGAAQHLADQFHFRGHLGDQDFFTLVGMAHPELFHVLDCTWNRQLCSWWREHGYRDVFDRYFHCDGHVRIYHGNCNTPIPQE, encoded by the exons ATGCTGGCGCTGCGCCAGGGAGGTAGGCGCCTCGCCCGgagaccctcctcctcctcctcctcctcctgcgctgCCGGGTCCGCCTCTTCTCGTCCCTCTCCTCCGCCTcttccgctgccgccgccgccgccgaccATGGCGCGTCTGGTCGGGTCTCCGGCGTCTCTGCTGCGACCCCCTCCGTGcgcgctggcggcggcggcggcgctggccGTGCTGTGCGCCCTGTACTACGCGCGCTCGCCCGCCTCGCCGGAGCCCCGCGCGCCTCCgcccgccgcctccgccgctgcCCCGGCCGCCGTCGCCTCCGCCGGGGAGAGCAAGGCCAAGGCGGGCGAGGAGCTGCTGGCCTCGGcggggctggcggcggcggccggggcgGCGGGCGACGCGGAGCTGcacgtgctgctgctgctggccaaggCGGAGCGCAACGCGTCGCTGCGATCCAAGGCCGAGGCGGCGCTGCGCTCGCTGGCGCGCTTCGCCAAGCTGGGCCCGCGCCAGGCGCTCGTGCTGCACCTGCTCAGCGACGCGCCCAGCCGTCCCGTCGGAAAGGCCGTCCTCCGCGACGCGCTGCGCAGCGCGCAGTTCCAGCACAAG GTGGTCTTCCACGACGTGGACGTGGTGGCGGAGAAGCTGCTTCCCCTCGTGGAGGCCATGCAGAAGCTCTTCAGCGCCGGCGCCGGCACCTACTATGGCGACTCGCTCTTCTTCCTCTCGCTGGCCATGCACCGCGTCCTGCCCAAAG agattTCGCGGATCATCCAGGTGGATCTTGATGTGGAGTACAGGACCAACATCCGGGAACTTTTTGAAGAGTTTGACAACTTCCCGGAAGGGGCTGTGATTGGCATTGCCCACGAGATGCAGCCTGTCTATCG gcaCCTCTTCTGGCAGTACCGCCAGGAGCACCCGGGGACCAAGGTGGGGGAGCCCCCACCGGACGGCCTCCCTGGCTTCAACAGTGGGGTCCTCCTGCTGAACCTGGAGGCCATGCGCCACTCGGAGCTCTACAACCGCCTGCTGGAGCCGGGCGCCGCCCAGCACCTGGCGGACCAGTTCCACTTCCGGGGCCACCTGGGCGACCAGGACTTCTTCACGCTGGTGGGCATGGCTCACCCGGAGCTCTTCCACGTCCTCGACTGCACCTGGAACCGGCAGCTCTGCTCCTGGTGGCGTGAGCACGGCTACCGCGATGTCTTTGACCGCTACTTCCACTGCGACGGCCACGTCAGGATCTACCACGGCAACTGCAACACGCCCATCCCCCAGGAGTAG